A genomic region of Lachnoclostridium edouardi contains the following coding sequences:
- a CDS encoding TRAP transporter substrate-binding protein — MMKKKYCAVLTAALILTAGLSGCGKSGQQGGDGGQAANTTSESITLTFGHGQAEGHPYQLAALYFKDLVEEESGGQITVDVQPNGALGDEREMAEGLQMGTIDISVAVAAALSGFDQSMDVFNLPYLFDSREQAFQVLDSEVGQDIFKNLESSGIKTFGTFDLGFRSMTNSKLPITTPEDCKGLRVRTLESSVCVDALGELGMDAVAMSFSELFTALQTGAVDGQENPLFTIYNSRFYEVQKYLSLTEHFYPVCPVMVSEITWNKLSAEQQALVADALEKTVAYERELSGQELDKMLEGCKENGMEVNEVDKALFIEATKPVYDKYQAEFGDIVEKIQGAKAE, encoded by the coding sequence ATGATGAAGAAGAAATATTGTGCAGTATTAACAGCAGCGCTGATTCTTACAGCAGGACTTTCAGGATGCGGAAAAAGCGGACAGCAGGGAGGAGATGGAGGACAGGCAGCAAATACAACGTCTGAATCCATTACTTTAACATTTGGACATGGGCAGGCAGAGGGCCATCCATATCAGCTGGCGGCTTTATATTTTAAAGACCTGGTGGAGGAAGAAAGCGGCGGTCAGATTACTGTAGATGTACAGCCTAACGGAGCTTTAGGAGACGAAAGAGAAATGGCGGAAGGCCTTCAGATGGGAACTATTGATATTTCTGTTGCCGTTGCAGCAGCTTTAAGCGGCTTTGATCAGAGCATGGACGTATTTAACCTGCCTTATTTATTTGACAGCAGAGAGCAGGCGTTCCAGGTGTTAGACAGTGAAGTAGGCCAGGATATTTTTAAGAACCTGGAAAGCTCAGGAATTAAAACCTTCGGTACATTTGACTTAGGCTTCCGCAGCATGACCAACTCTAAGCTGCCTATTACAACCCCAGAGGACTGTAAGGGATTAAGAGTGAGAACTCTGGAAAGCTCTGTATGTGTAGACGCTCTTGGAGAGCTGGGAATGGACGCTGTTGCTATGAGCTTTTCCGAGCTGTTTACAGCCCTTCAGACAGGAGCTGTAGACGGACAGGAGAATCCTTTATTTACAATTTACAACTCTCGTTTCTATGAGGTTCAGAAATACTTATCTCTGACAGAGCATTTTTATCCAGTATGCCCTGTAATGGTAAGTGAAATTACATGGAATAAGCTGTCAGCAGAGCAGCAGGCGCTGGTTGCAGACGCTTTAGAGAAAACAGTGGCTTACGAAAGAGAGTTAAGCGGTCAGGAGCTGGACAAAATGCTGGAGGGCTGCAAGGAAAACGGCATGGAAGTAAATGAGGTGGATAAGGCGTTATTTATTGAGGCTACAAAACCAGTTTATGATAAGTACCAGGCAGAATTTGGCGACATTGTAGAAAAGATTCAGGGTGCTAAGGCAGAGTAA
- a CDS encoding TRAP transporter large permease, with translation MTAVLFISMVVLLIIGLPIAFVLGASSTLALMAGDVNLSVVIQRMFAGSGSFTLLAIPFFVLAGNLMSSGGISRRLVNLCNSLFGHISGGLAMVAVVTCAFFAAISGSSAATAAAVGAIIIPEMLKNRYDKNFAAATIASSAELGVIIPPSIGLIQYGVATETSISDLFMAGFIPGIFICVTLCIVAHILTKKQGFVPSEKKSAKERISAFKDAILALLMPVIILGGIYTGFFTPTEAAVVSVFYGLIVGIFIYREIKLADLKGILLNSVLTMSTVLMIMAASNAFGWVLTKEQVPQAVAQAFLGMSSSKIVFLLLVNVMLLIVGMFCEAGAAMVILAPLLAPVASTLGIDMVHFGIIMMTNLAIGMVTPPVGVNLYVVCDSAKVKIEGMLKYLVIYFGVLILDLMIITFAPPMSLTLPNLLK, from the coding sequence ATGACGGCAGTATTATTTATCAGCATGGTTGTGCTGCTGATTATTGGTCTTCCTATTGCGTTTGTGCTGGGGGCCTCATCAACATTAGCCTTAATGGCAGGAGACGTAAATCTTTCTGTAGTAATTCAGAGAATGTTTGCAGGCAGCGGCAGCTTTACTCTTTTGGCAATTCCGTTTTTCGTGCTGGCAGGCAACCTGATGAGCTCCGGCGGTATCTCAAGACGTCTGGTAAACTTGTGCAACAGCTTATTTGGCCATATTTCCGGCGGACTGGCAATGGTAGCGGTAGTGACCTGTGCATTCTTTGCGGCGATTTCCGGCTCCAGCGCCGCAACTGCAGCGGCAGTAGGCGCAATTATTATTCCGGAAATGTTGAAAAACAGATATGACAAAAATTTTGCGGCGGCTACAATCGCCTCCTCAGCAGAGCTGGGAGTAATTATCCCTCCCAGCATTGGCTTAATTCAGTACGGAGTAGCTACAGAAACTTCTATCAGCGACTTGTTTATGGCAGGATTTATACCTGGAATTTTCATCTGTGTCACTCTTTGTATTGTTGCCCACATACTTACAAAAAAACAGGGCTTTGTGCCTTCAGAGAAAAAGTCGGCAAAAGAAAGAATCAGTGCATTTAAAGACGCGATTTTAGCGTTGCTTATGCCGGTAATTATTCTGGGAGGTATTTACACAGGATTTTTCACACCTACAGAGGCGGCGGTAGTATCTGTATTTTACGGTCTGATTGTAGGAATCTTTATTTACAGAGAAATTAAGCTGGCAGATTTAAAGGGAATCCTTTTAAATTCAGTGCTGACAATGTCTACAGTTTTAATGATTATGGCTGCATCTAATGCGTTTGGCTGGGTGCTGACAAAGGAACAGGTCCCTCAGGCTGTGGCTCAGGCCTTCTTAGGCATGTCCTCCAGCAAAATTGTATTCCTTTTGTTAGTAAACGTTATGCTTTTAATTGTAGGTATGTTCTGTGAAGCAGGAGCTGCCATGGTTATTCTGGCTCCTTTGCTGGCTCCGGTAGCCTCCACCTTAGGCATAGATATGGTGCACTTTGGTATTATTATGATGACAAACCTGGCTATCGGTATGGTAACTCCGCCGGTAGGAGTAAACCTTTATGTGGTTTGCGACAGCGCCAAGGTAAAAATTGAAGGCATGTTAAAGTACTTAGTGATTTATTTTGGAGTACTGATTCTGGACCTTATGATTATTACATTTGCCCCTCCAATGTCCCTCACTCTTCCTAATTTATTAAAGTAG
- a CDS encoding DUF1934 domain-containing protein has protein sequence MTKDVLISISGVQLLEGDTNDVELITAGDYYNKNGKHYIRYEEIQEGGEDVIQNTIKIHSGGLDIIKKGSIQVHMAFEKNKKNTSCYMTPFGEMLVEISTNDIVVDEQEDNLKVTVDYSLDVNYEHMANCNIVVDVRPRAGAALHLQS, from the coding sequence ATGACGAAAGACGTGCTTATCAGCATCAGCGGCGTGCAGCTGCTGGAGGGAGATACAAATGATGTAGAGCTGATTACAGCAGGAGATTATTACAATAAAAATGGAAAGCACTATATCAGATATGAGGAGATTCAGGAAGGCGGGGAGGATGTTATTCAAAATACTATTAAAATCCACTCCGGCGGTTTGGATATTATAAAAAAAGGCAGTATTCAGGTACATATGGCCTTTGAAAAAAATAAAAAGAACACTTCCTGTTATATGACGCCTTTTGGGGAGATGCTTGTGGAAATCAGTACAAACGATATTGTGGTAGATGAGCAGGAGGATAACTTAAAGGTGACAGTAGACTATTCTCTGGATGTAAATTATGAGCACATGGCTAACTGCAATATTGTAGTGGATGTGCGCCCAAGAGCCGGGGCGGCTCTTCACCTTCAGTCATAA
- a CDS encoding GntR family transcriptional regulator, whose translation MDMNLKNIAYEVIKGKIITCEYRPNTFLSEAFLMQEIDASRTPIREALNKLEQEGFVQIIPKKGVVVTALSLNEVNMTFEARLLLEPYIIHHYMEFINLHKIREIYSQTEHLVPGEEFYADFCRLDDTLHRLISSACSNKFLNESLIHIYDQNNRIRILAGKNIWQRHIEAAKEHLVLMDLILQGKKEEAAESITNHLIKSKTEAIRSLINEQMPIN comes from the coding sequence ATGGACATGAATTTAAAGAATATTGCATATGAGGTGATTAAAGGTAAAATTATCACCTGCGAATACCGCCCCAACACCTTTTTAAGCGAGGCATTTTTGATGCAGGAAATCGACGCCAGCCGCACGCCTATCAGGGAAGCCTTAAATAAATTAGAGCAGGAGGGATTTGTGCAGATCATCCCTAAAAAGGGAGTGGTTGTCACCGCCCTTTCTCTCAACGAGGTCAATATGACATTTGAAGCCAGGCTGCTTTTAGAGCCTTATATTATTCATCACTATATGGAATTTATAAATTTACATAAAATACGGGAAATTTATTCTCAGACTGAACACCTTGTTCCCGGAGAAGAGTTTTACGCCGACTTCTGCCGTCTGGACGACACCCTTCACCGGCTGATATCAAGCGCCTGCTCCAACAAGTTTCTCAATGAGAGTCTGATTCACATTTATGACCAGAACAACAGAATCCGGATTTTAGCCGGGAAGAATATTTGGCAGAGGCATATAGAAGCGGCCAAAGAGCATCTTGTTTTAATGGATTTGATTCTCCAGGGCAAAAAAGAGGAGGCTGCAGAATCTATTACTAACCACTTAATTAAGTCTAAAACAGAAGCCATCCGCTCTCTCATTAATGAGCAAATGCCTATTAACTAA
- a CDS encoding TRAP transporter small permease — MKQGIKAVDKGVNGLLAFVAIVMLTVMSVVVFAQVVFRLAHASIPWSEEVSKYLLIWCTFLGAALCIRKGSMVGLEILYMVVPKNVGKICSLLVNVITVIFLCVIIKIGFQTCAQVWRQTTPVLKMPMGLMYAAIPVGAVFMLFNTVLMVYYLFAGEGEK, encoded by the coding sequence ATGAAACAGGGAATTAAGGCAGTAGACAAAGGGGTAAACGGGCTTTTAGCCTTTGTAGCCATTGTTATGCTGACAGTAATGTCTGTCGTAGTATTTGCCCAGGTGGTTTTCAGGCTGGCTCATGCTTCTATTCCGTGGAGCGAGGAAGTATCAAAATATCTTTTAATCTGGTGTACTTTTCTTGGCGCGGCGCTCTGCATAAGAAAAGGTTCCATGGTAGGACTGGAAATATTATATATGGTTGTGCCTAAAAATGTTGGAAAAATATGTTCTTTACTTGTAAATGTTATTACAGTGATCTTTTTATGTGTAATTATTAAAATCGGCTTTCAGACCTGCGCTCAGGTCTGGAGGCAGACTACGCCGGTACTGAAAATGCCTATGGGGCTGATGTACGCGGCCATTCCTGTAGGAGCAGTATTTATGCTGTTTAATACAGTTTTAATGGTATATTATCTTTTTGCAGGGGAGGGTGAGAAATAA
- the rpoB gene encoding DNA-directed RNA polymerase subunit beta — MEKSRMRPVHAGKSLRMSFSRQKEVLDMPNLIEIQKDSYQWFLDEGLKEVFDDISPIADFAGHLSLEFVDFTLCRDDIKYTIEECKERDATYAAPLKVKVRLCNKDKDEINEHEIFMGDLPLMTDTGSFVINGAERVIVSQLVRSPGIYYGIGHDKIGKELYSCTVIPNRGAWLEYETDSNDIFYVRVDRTRKVPVTVLIRALGYGTNAEIIDLFGEEPKLLASFGKDTSDNYQDGLLELYKKIRPGEPLSVDSAESLLNSMFFDPRRYDLAKVGRYKFNKKLHLKNRIAGHVLAEDVVDESTGEIVAEKGTSVDKELASAIQNAGVAHVWIQGVTRNQKVLSNMMVDLSAYVDFDPEEVGVTELVFYPVLQTILSECGSQEEIKEAIHKNIHELIPKHITKEDIIASINYNMHLEEEVGTADDIDHLGNRRIRAVGELLQNQYRIGLSRMERVVRERMTTQDMEGITPQSLINIKPVTAAVKEFFGSSQLSQFMDQNNPLAELTHKRRLSALGPGGLSRDRAGFEVRDVHYTHYGRMCPIETPEGPNIGLINSLATYARVNEYGFIEAPYRMVDKTDPANPRVTDEVVYLTADEEDNFIVAQANEPLDENGYFIHNNVSGRFREETSEFQKRNIDLMDVSPKMVFSVATSMIPFLENDDANRALMGSNMQRQAVPLLMTEAPVVGTGIESKAAVDSGVCVVAKNAGVVERSASNEIIIKRDSDGNRDVYRLIKFSRSNQSNCYNQKPIVFKGNHVQAGEVIADGPSTQNGEIALGKNPLIGFMTWEGYNYEDAVLLSERLVQEDVYTSVHIEEYEAEARDTKLGPEEITRDVPGVGEDALKDLDERGIIRIGAEVRAGDILVGKVTPKGETELTAEERLLRAIFGEKAREVRDTSLKVPHGAYGIIVDAKVFTRENGDELSPGVNETVRIYIAQKRKISVGDKMAGRHGNKGVVSRVLPVEDMPFLPNGRPLDIVLNPLGVPSRMNIGQVLEIHLSLAAKALGFNIATPVFDGANEIDIMDTLDVANDYVNSTWEEFQDKYKDTLKPEVMEYLEEHLDHRQLWKGVPLSRDGKVRLRDGRTGEYFDSPVTIGHMHYLKLHHLVDDKIHARSTGPYSLVTQQPLGGKAQFGGQRFGEMEVWALEAYGASYTLQEILTVKSDDVVGRVKTYEAIIKGENIPEPGIPESFKVLLKELQSLGLDVRVLRDDNTEVELTENIDYGDTDLRSIIEGDRHYNQEESYGSYGYQEQEFKGDELVDVESDDFADDAFETDDDEAFEDEE, encoded by the coding sequence ATGGAAAAAAGCAGAATGCGTCCGGTCCATGCAGGGAAAAGCCTTAGAATGAGTTTTTCAAGGCAAAAAGAAGTTCTTGATATGCCTAACCTGATTGAGATTCAGAAGGATTCCTACCAGTGGTTCCTTGATGAGGGATTGAAAGAGGTTTTCGATGATATCTCTCCAATCGCTGATTTTGCAGGACATTTAAGTTTGGAATTTGTAGACTTTACATTGTGTAGAGACGATATCAAATATACAATCGAAGAATGCAAGGAGCGGGATGCTACTTATGCAGCGCCTTTAAAAGTAAAGGTGAGACTCTGCAATAAAGATAAAGATGAAATCAATGAACATGAGATCTTCATGGGTGACTTACCGCTTATGACGGATACTGGCTCTTTTGTCATTAACGGCGCTGAACGAGTAATCGTCAGCCAGCTGGTACGTTCCCCAGGCATCTACTATGGCATTGGCCATGATAAAATCGGTAAAGAATTGTATTCCTGCACTGTAATTCCAAACAGAGGAGCATGGCTGGAGTACGAGACAGATTCCAATGATATTTTTTATGTGCGTGTAGACAGAACCAGAAAAGTACCGGTGACAGTGCTGATTCGTGCCTTAGGATATGGCACAAACGCAGAGATTATTGATCTGTTCGGCGAGGAGCCTAAGCTTTTGGCCAGCTTTGGAAAGGACACATCTGACAATTATCAGGATGGTCTTTTAGAGCTGTACAAAAAGATTCGTCCAGGCGAGCCTTTATCCGTTGATAGTGCAGAGAGCTTACTGAACAGTATGTTCTTTGATCCCAGAAGATACGACTTGGCGAAAGTCGGCAGATATAAATTTAATAAAAAGCTTCACTTGAAAAACAGAATCGCCGGTCATGTTCTGGCTGAGGACGTAGTAGACGAGTCCACAGGCGAGATCGTTGCAGAAAAGGGCACATCTGTAGATAAGGAGCTGGCTTCTGCAATTCAGAACGCAGGCGTTGCCCACGTTTGGATTCAGGGCGTTACAAGAAACCAGAAAGTGCTTTCCAACATGATGGTAGATCTGTCTGCTTATGTGGACTTTGATCCGGAGGAAGTTGGTGTTACAGAGTTAGTATTCTATCCAGTGCTTCAAACTATTCTGTCAGAATGTGGAAGCCAGGAAGAGATCAAGGAAGCGATTCACAAAAATATTCACGAGTTAATTCCAAAGCATATTACAAAGGAAGACATTATTGCTTCTATTAACTACAATATGCATCTGGAGGAGGAAGTGGGAACGGCTGACGATATTGACCACTTGGGAAACAGACGTATCCGCGCCGTAGGCGAGCTGCTTCAGAACCAGTACCGCATCGGACTTTCCAGAATGGAACGTGTAGTTCGTGAGAGAATGACGACACAGGATATGGAGGGCATTACTCCTCAGTCCTTAATTAATATTAAGCCTGTAACAGCTGCAGTAAAAGAGTTCTTTGGAAGCTCCCAGCTGTCACAGTTTATGGATCAGAACAATCCTCTGGCAGAGCTGACTCACAAGAGACGTCTTTCTGCATTAGGTCCAGGCGGTCTGTCCAGAGACAGAGCCGGATTTGAGGTCCGCGACGTTCACTATACTCATTACGGACGTATGTGTCCTATTGAGACGCCTGAAGGTCCTAACATTGGTCTGATTAACTCCCTGGCAACATATGCAAGGGTAAATGAATACGGATTTATCGAGGCTCCTTACCGTATGGTAGACAAGACGGACCCGGCAAATCCAAGAGTTACAGATGAGGTTGTTTATCTGACTGCAGACGAGGAGGATAACTTTATTGTAGCTCAGGCTAACGAGCCTTTAGATGAAAACGGCTACTTTATTCACAACAATGTATCTGGACGTTTCCGTGAGGAGACATCTGAGTTCCAGAAGAGAAATATAGACCTGATGGACGTATCTCCTAAGATGGTATTCTCAGTAGCTACTTCCATGATTCCTTTCCTGGAGAACGACGACGCCAACCGCGCCCTGATGGGCTCCAACATGCAGCGTCAGGCAGTGCCGCTTCTGATGACAGAGGCTCCTGTAGTGGGAACTGGAATTGAATCTAAGGCCGCAGTAGACTCAGGCGTATGCGTGGTGGCAAAGAATGCAGGCGTAGTTGAGCGTTCTGCCTCCAACGAGATTATTATTAAAAGAGACAGCGACGGAAACAGAGACGTGTACCGTCTGATTAAGTTTTCCAGAAGCAACCAGAGCAACTGCTACAATCAGAAGCCTATTGTTTTCAAGGGAAATCACGTTCAGGCAGGGGAAGTAATCGCCGACGGCCCGTCTACACAAAACGGAGAGATTGCTCTTGGAAAGAATCCTCTTATTGGATTTATGACCTGGGAGGGTTACAACTACGAGGACGCGGTTCTGTTAAGTGAAAGACTGGTTCAGGAAGACGTATATACATCTGTTCATATTGAAGAGTATGAGGCTGAGGCCCGCGATACAAAATTAGGACCGGAAGAAATCACAAGAGATGTTCCAGGCGTAGGCGAGGACGCTTTAAAGGATTTGGATGAAAGAGGTATTATCCGCATCGGAGCAGAGGTTCGCGCCGGAGATATTCTGGTGGGCAAGGTTACTCCAAAGGGAGAGACTGAGCTGACAGCAGAAGAAAGACTGCTTAGAGCCATCTTTGGCGAGAAGGCCAGAGAGGTTCGTGATACTTCTTTAAAGGTGCCTCACGGCGCATACGGTATTATTGTGGACGCTAAGGTGTTTACAAGAGAAAACGGCGACGAGCTGTCACCTGGAGTAAACGAGACAGTGCGCATTTACATTGCCCAGAAGAGAAAGATTTCTGTAGGTGATAAAATGGCCGGCCGTCACGGAAACAAGGGTGTTGTTTCCCGCGTGCTTCCAGTAGAAGATATGCCGTTCCTGCCAAATGGACGTCCTTTGGACATTGTGCTGAATCCTTTGGGCGTGCCTTCACGTATGAATATTGGTCAGGTTTTGGAGATTCATTTAAGCCTGGCTGCAAAAGCTCTTGGATTTAACATTGCCACACCTGTCTTTGACGGGGCAAACGAGATTGACATTATGGATACTCTGGATGTGGCCAATGATTATGTTAATTCTACCTGGGAAGAATTCCAGGATAAATATAAAGATACTTTAAAACCAGAAGTTATGGAGTATTTGGAAGAGCATTTAGACCACAGACAGCTGTGGAAAGGAGTTCCTCTTTCCAGAGACGGTAAGGTTCGTTTAAGAGACGGACGTACAGGAGAGTACTTTGACAGCCCTGTTACCATTGGACACATGCATTACCTGAAGCTTCATCACCTGGTTGACGATAAGATTCACGCTCGTTCTACAGGCCCATACTCACTTGTTACACAGCAGCCATTAGGAGGTAAAGCTCAGTTTGGCGGCCAGCGTTTCGGAGAGATGGAGGTTTGGGCTTTGGAGGCATATGGCGCTTCCTACACTCTGCAGGAAATCCTTACAGTAAAATCTGACGACGTAGTAGGACGTGTGAAGACTTACGAGGCTATTATCAAAGGTGAAAATATCCCTGAGCCAGGTATTCCGGAGTCCTTTAAGGTACTTCTGAAAGAGCTGCAGTCTCTGGGACTTGACGTTAGAGTTTTAAGAGACGATAACACAGAAGTAGAGCTGACAGAGAATATTGACTACGGCGATACTGACCTGCGTTCCATCATAGAAGGCGACAGACACTACAATCAGGAAGAATCCTATGGCTCCTACGGATATCAGGAGCAGGAATTTAAGGGTGACGAGCTGGTGGATGTGGAAAGCGACGATTTCGCTGACGATGCCTTTGAAACAGATGACGATGAGGCTTTTGAAGACGAAGAATAA
- a CDS encoding mandelate racemase/muconate lactonizing enzyme family protein, with amino-acid sequence MKITDIKTISLKFPYEKFIADGLSCCYGRGAFLILVETDEGLTGIGESATFGASPKAMAEVVKSQLKPLLIGENPLDTERLWEKMLWNNWANGRRGIVMGAASGIDIALWDIVGKASGMPLYRLFGANRNKVSGYASAGFYGQDKTEDDLKREMEGYLEKGYSAFKMKVGRSRKNFRMPLQYMRNGSFTISQEEDMKRVELVRNTVGKDKTLMLDMNCTWTVEDVLAAEADLDRLGIFWIEEPARTDDVEGYVKMTARLKNILVAGCESEQGLARYKELLSMKALDVVQANLGWSGGFTECRRIAALTMAYNKLFTPHTFFSAVLTAANIHFAASLPNVPFIESEENFNPLRTELLKNPLEHDKEMSYLVPEGPGLGIELNWDVVEKYSE; translated from the coding sequence ATGAAAATTACAGATATTAAAACAATTAGCTTAAAATTTCCTTATGAAAAATTTATTGCCGACGGTTTAAGCTGCTGCTACGGAAGAGGAGCGTTTTTAATCCTGGTGGAAACAGATGAAGGGCTGACAGGCATTGGAGAATCCGCTACCTTTGGGGCTTCCCCAAAGGCTATGGCGGAGGTGGTGAAAAGCCAGCTGAAGCCTTTACTTATAGGGGAAAATCCCTTAGACACAGAGAGACTGTGGGAAAAAATGCTGTGGAACAACTGGGCCAACGGCAGGCGTGGAATCGTTATGGGAGCTGCCAGCGGCATCGATATCGCCTTGTGGGATATTGTAGGAAAAGCTTCTGGTATGCCTTTGTACAGACTGTTCGGCGCCAACAGAAATAAGGTGTCAGGCTATGCCAGCGCCGGATTTTATGGACAGGACAAAACAGAGGACGACTTAAAAAGAGAAATGGAAGGCTATCTGGAAAAGGGCTACAGCGCATTTAAAATGAAGGTGGGCAGATCCAGAAAGAATTTCAGAATGCCTTTGCAGTATATGAGAAACGGCAGCTTTACCATCTCCCAGGAGGAGGATATGAAGCGGGTGGAGCTGGTGAGAAACACAGTGGGAAAAGACAAAACCTTGATGTTGGATATGAACTGTACATGGACAGTGGAGGATGTGCTGGCTGCAGAAGCAGATCTGGACAGGCTGGGGATTTTCTGGATAGAAGAGCCGGCAAGAACAGATGATGTGGAAGGCTACGTGAAAATGACTGCCCGGCTGAAAAATATTCTGGTGGCAGGCTGCGAGTCAGAGCAGGGGTTGGCCAGATATAAGGAGCTGCTTTCCATGAAAGCTTTAGATGTGGTTCAGGCAAACCTGGGGTGGAGCGGAGGCTTTACTGAGTGCAGAAGAATCGCGGCTCTCACTATGGCCTACAATAAGTTGTTTACCCCCCACACCTTCTTCTCGGCAGTGCTGACCGCGGCTAATATTCACTTTGCAGCCTCCCTGCCTAACGTGCCGTTTATTGAATCAGAAGAAAACTTTAATCCTTTAAGAACAGAGCTTTTGAAGAATCCTTTAGAGCACGATAAGGAGATGAGCTATCTGGTTCCTGAAGGCCCGGGCCTTGGAATTGAGCTGAACTGGGATGTTGTTGAGAAATATTCTGAATAG